A part of Haloarchaeobius sp. HME9146 genomic DNA contains:
- a CDS encoding iron ABC transporter permease: MTVEETDATATNDGAQSGSYPFGLTLASAAVAAAVVAPLLWLFVAVGEVSSGTALDLLLADTTVSVFVNSAVMITGVTGFSVVIGVPLAYLTVRTNLPGRRLWTILVTLPLVIPSYIGAFVFTAAFGSHGELQGILAPLGVESLPAIKGLEGAVLVLTLYTYPYVYITTRASLKTVDTSLVDAARTLQHTRLEAVRRVVLPQLRPAIAAGSLLTALYALSDFGTPAIMRYPVFTTVIKSETDTGSMGLAALLSIQLLVVTVFILGVESRLRSNEKFTSGRQGGRASKARLGRWKWPALGFCGSIVTVALVVPVVILVGWLLRGPTSNWRLPFEFSYLTNSISLSIGAALVATLAGLPIAYLSARHDTRAGAIMERLSYVGYAAPGVVIGFALVFITTRSFTDLYHTLPILVFAYVVRFLPQSVGSTRASFLQVNPSLPEAARTLGRSSVGAFRSITLPLAAPGLLGGAALVFLTTMKELPATLMLRPTGYETVVTHIWQAHRNQAFYDAAVPALILLGVSAVSIFVILSQEGYDVK; the protein is encoded by the coding sequence ATGACAGTCGAAGAGACCGACGCGACCGCGACGAACGACGGCGCACAGAGCGGTTCGTACCCATTCGGGCTGACGTTGGCGAGCGCGGCGGTCGCCGCGGCCGTCGTCGCCCCCCTGCTCTGGCTGTTCGTCGCGGTCGGCGAGGTCTCTTCGGGCACCGCACTCGACCTCTTGCTCGCCGACACCACCGTCTCGGTGTTCGTCAACTCCGCCGTGATGATCACCGGTGTGACCGGTTTCTCCGTGGTCATCGGCGTCCCCCTCGCGTACCTCACCGTCCGGACGAACCTGCCCGGACGACGGCTCTGGACCATCCTCGTGACCCTGCCGCTCGTCATCCCGAGCTACATCGGCGCGTTCGTGTTCACTGCGGCGTTCGGCAGCCACGGCGAACTTCAGGGCATCCTCGCCCCGCTCGGCGTCGAGTCACTTCCGGCCATCAAGGGCCTCGAAGGAGCGGTGCTGGTGCTGACGCTCTACACGTACCCGTACGTCTACATCACCACCCGCGCCAGCCTGAAGACGGTCGACACCTCGCTGGTCGACGCGGCCCGCACCCTCCAGCACACGCGACTGGAGGCGGTCCGCCGGGTCGTCCTCCCGCAGCTCAGGCCAGCCATCGCGGCCGGGTCCTTGCTGACCGCCCTGTACGCCCTGTCGGACTTCGGGACCCCGGCCATCATGCGCTACCCCGTGTTCACGACCGTCATCAAGTCCGAGACCGACACCGGGAGCATGGGACTTGCCGCGTTGCTCTCCATCCAGTTGCTCGTCGTCACCGTGTTCATCCTCGGCGTCGAGAGCCGACTGCGCAGCAACGAGAAGTTCACGAGTGGCCGCCAGGGCGGGCGGGCCTCGAAGGCACGTCTCGGCCGCTGGAAGTGGCCTGCGCTCGGCTTCTGTGGGTCCATCGTCACGGTCGCGCTCGTGGTCCCGGTCGTCATCCTCGTCGGGTGGCTGCTCCGCGGGCCGACCTCGAACTGGCGGCTCCCGTTCGAGTTCTCGTACCTGACGAACTCCATCTCGCTCTCCATCGGCGCGGCGCTCGTGGCGACGCTCGCCGGGCTACCCATCGCCTACCTCTCGGCGCGCCACGACACCAGAGCGGGCGCGATAATGGAGCGCCTGAGCTACGTCGGCTACGCGGCACCCGGCGTGGTCATCGGCTTCGCGCTCGTGTTCATCACCACCCGCTCGTTCACCGACCTGTACCACACGCTCCCCATCCTCGTGTTCGCCTACGTCGTCCGGTTCCTGCCCCAGTCGGTGGGGTCGACCCGGGCGTCGTTCCTGCAGGTCAACCCGTCGCTGCCCGAGGCCGCCCGCACGCTGGGTCGGTCCTCGGTCGGCGCGTTCCGGTCCATCACGCTCCCGCTCGCGGCCCCGGGGCTGCTCGGGGGCGCGGCGCTGGTGTTCCTGACGACGATGAAGGAACTCCCTGCGACGCTGATGCTCCGGCCGACCGGCTACGAGACCGTGGTCACGCACATCTGGCAGGCCCACCGCAACCAGGCGTTCTACGACGCCGCGGTGCCCGCGCTCATCCTGCTCGGCGTGTCCGCCGTCTCCATCTTCGTGATACTCTCCCAGGAGGGATACGATGTCAAGTAA
- a CDS encoding extracellular solute-binding protein: MRDFDDSDSSGSSVNRRRFLAAAAATGVTTVAGCLNSGSDSTDTTEPTDSETGGGELGSVGSGMEGRPAPGGTPMSEMPDLSGTLTLYSGRGKPLVNTLIEYIEGLYDGFTINTRYDSSNALANKITTAGAATEADVLFSVNAGALGLLANENRTVALPQDVQEMVPTQYRNNDGEWTGTSGRARTIPYNTNAYSESEIPDDIFAFPDFDGSMGWAPGYGSFQAFVTAMRVMNGREETKQWLQGMLDAGVERYPDEFIVSRAVANGDLDAGFANHYYIQRVLDGNEDAPIATAFTNNDAGAIFNVAGAAVVDTSENGDQTAENRQTAVNFVRHLLSAEAQEYFATRTFEYPVIPEVNPVGDLPPVDELNTPDFDLAKLSDIGPTIDLMREVGIQV, from the coding sequence ATGAGAGATTTCGACGATAGCGACTCGTCCGGCTCCAGCGTGAACCGTCGGCGGTTCCTCGCAGCCGCGGCGGCGACCGGCGTCACGACAGTCGCGGGGTGTCTCAATTCGGGAAGCGACTCGACCGACACGACCGAACCGACCGACAGCGAGACCGGCGGCGGTGAGCTCGGCTCCGTCGGTTCCGGTATGGAAGGACGTCCCGCGCCGGGCGGGACGCCGATGTCGGAGATGCCCGACCTCTCGGGCACCCTCACGCTCTACTCCGGCCGGGGCAAGCCCCTCGTCAACACCCTCATCGAGTACATCGAGGGCCTGTACGACGGCTTCACCATCAACACCCGCTACGACTCCTCCAACGCGCTGGCGAACAAGATCACGACGGCCGGCGCGGCGACCGAAGCAGACGTGCTGTTCTCGGTCAACGCGGGGGCCCTCGGCCTGCTCGCGAACGAGAACCGGACCGTCGCGCTCCCGCAGGACGTCCAGGAGATGGTCCCGACGCAGTACCGCAACAACGACGGCGAGTGGACCGGCACCTCCGGCCGCGCCCGCACCATCCCGTACAACACGAACGCGTACTCGGAGTCCGAGATTCCGGACGACATCTTCGCGTTCCCCGACTTCGATGGGTCGATGGGCTGGGCCCCGGGCTACGGTTCCTTCCAGGCGTTCGTCACCGCGATGCGTGTGATGAACGGCCGCGAGGAGACCAAACAGTGGCTCCAGGGCATGCTCGATGCGGGTGTCGAGCGCTACCCCGACGAGTTCATCGTCTCCCGCGCGGTCGCGAACGGCGACCTCGACGCCGGGTTCGCGAACCACTACTACATCCAGCGTGTCCTCGACGGTAACGAGGACGCGCCCATCGCGACTGCGTTCACGAACAACGACGCAGGGGCGATTTTCAACGTGGCCGGTGCGGCCGTCGTCGACACTTCGGAGAACGGCGACCAGACGGCCGAAAACCGGCAGACTGCGGTCAACTTCGTCCGCCACCTGCTCTCCGCCGAGGCACAGGAGTATTTCGCAACTCGTACATTCGAGTACCCCGTCATCCCCGAAGTGAACCCCGTCGGCGACCTGCCCCCCGTCGACGAACTCAACACGCCCGACTTCGACCTCGCGAAGCTCTCGGACATCGGGCCCACCATCGACCTCATGCGTGAGGTCGGTATCCAGGTGTAG
- a CDS encoding alpha-1 4-glucan-protein synthase encodes MTEDCCVIVPTIREYECMRAYIENARDHGFDTDRLHVVLVTEDFCDTDEMQAMLDDLDVSGRVFDESDREEWYAEQGISEYSHLVPAASHAQTSFGLLYLWANDFEFGVFIDDDTLPHDDQDFFGQHLANLQYEGEVESVSSDEQWVNVLYQSDHDLYPRGYPYAAMHEDIETGTEEVSNVVASQGLWTNVPDLDAVRILMDGDLQGQAQTRTGNEDFDRNFVAARRNYLTVCSMNLAFRREVVPAFYQTPMDDNPWEVGRFDDIWSGVFLKRACDVLGGRILNGFPLCEHNKAPRSTFDDLHNEVAGLELNEHFWEVVDPVGDDADTYAEVMAAMADALAEGDFDAYQNGDFLNHVGEYCLDWLDCLDELSAVPGHEPAAVPADD; translated from the coding sequence ATGACTGAGGATTGTTGCGTCATCGTCCCCACCATCAGGGAGTACGAGTGCATGCGTGCGTACATCGAGAACGCCCGCGACCACGGCTTCGACACCGACCGACTCCACGTCGTCCTCGTGACCGAGGACTTCTGTGACACCGACGAGATGCAGGCGATGCTTGACGACCTCGACGTCTCGGGCCGCGTCTTCGACGAGTCCGACCGCGAGGAGTGGTACGCCGAACAGGGCATCTCCGAGTACAGTCACCTCGTCCCCGCGGCGAGTCACGCCCAGACCTCGTTCGGGCTGCTCTACCTGTGGGCGAACGACTTCGAGTTCGGCGTCTTCATCGACGACGACACGCTCCCCCACGACGACCAGGACTTCTTCGGACAGCACCTCGCGAACCTCCAGTACGAGGGCGAGGTCGAGTCCGTCAGCTCCGACGAGCAGTGGGTCAACGTCCTCTACCAGAGCGACCACGACCTCTACCCGCGCGGGTACCCCTACGCGGCGATGCACGAGGACATCGAGACCGGGACCGAGGAGGTCTCGAACGTCGTCGCCTCCCAGGGTCTCTGGACGAACGTCCCCGACCTCGACGCCGTCCGCATCCTGATGGACGGCGACCTGCAGGGGCAGGCCCAGACCCGGACCGGGAACGAGGATTTCGACCGTAACTTCGTCGCGGCCCGCCGGAACTACCTCACGGTCTGCTCGATGAACCTCGCGTTCCGCCGCGAGGTCGTCCCCGCGTTCTACCAGACGCCGATGGACGACAACCCGTGGGAGGTCGGCCGCTTCGACGACATCTGGTCGGGCGTCTTCCTCAAGCGCGCCTGCGACGTGCTCGGCGGCCGCATCCTCAACGGGTTCCCGCTGTGTGAGCACAACAAGGCCCCGCGCTCGACGTTCGACGACCTGCACAACGAGGTCGCAGGGCTCGAACTGAACGAGCACTTCTGGGAGGTCGTCGACCCGGTCGGCGACGACGCCGACACCTACGCCGAGGTCATGGCCGCGATGGCCGACGCCCTCGCGGAGGGTGACTTCGACGCGTACCAGAACGGCGACTTCCTCAACCACGTCGGCGAGTACTGTCTGGACTGGCTGGACTGCCTCGACGAACTGTCCGCGGTTCCGGGCCACGAACCTGCCGCGGTCCCTGCAGACGACTGA
- a CDS encoding glycosyltransferase family 39 protein, with translation MARVDRLRTVLATRYVPTLLLSLLAGAVVFLVASELFPYHSLNHDEGVYLQQAALLLDGQFQHYPPAGLADEFRPWFFVVDEGAMYPKYAPVPAGMFALGLAVGVPRLALAAVAAGNVALVVALGTEAFDRRVGVLAGILLVLSPMFLLASSLFLPYAPTTFLNLLFALGYVRAVRADEATASRRWAALAGVAIALSFFGRPYTAVLFALPFIGHACWTLWTGYRHDAARLRPQLTRNLVIAVLGITGVIAALGYNWLLTGDPLLFPFEAFAPLDGLGFGKRRIVDHDLVWTPALSVRATTTLLVLFAQSWTAAGWVGTVVFAVGLLAWAGHLRARESTPSIDRPHLSDDTLRLLLLGIFVSVIVGNLYFWGTYNVQGGLEDPNDGLLAIHGPIYHFDMLVPLSVFGAVGVVGVGDRLREVVARRYSARTARVVLVAALALTVPAIGVAEQAALSGPVEDSADYTAKYESAYEPLESTDFENALVMVPTPYGHWSNHPFQSLRNDPGFDGDVVYAQHQDAPSTFEVLDAYPDRELYRWTYHGEWTPAPDENVIGKLVPLTVREGERLDGTTRVGVPSGAQSAIIRIENGSDVRELYIDQAVGEQVSVNWSVGPDGLRVTDDDARPLGESGALAVNGSQELAVAVILNYDGGSTLTYRQEFDTRVRDGRVQVVWPAETSVCSLTIDCGTRGTYLPDHPDQHLDGVWVNGTLTAPSR, from the coding sequence ATGGCACGGGTCGACAGGCTCCGGACCGTTCTCGCGACCCGGTACGTCCCGACCCTCCTGCTCTCCCTCCTGGCCGGGGCCGTCGTCTTCCTCGTCGCGAGCGAGCTCTTTCCGTACCACTCCCTGAACCACGACGAGGGGGTCTACCTCCAGCAGGCCGCGCTCCTGCTCGACGGCCAGTTCCAGCACTACCCACCGGCGGGACTCGCCGACGAGTTCCGCCCGTGGTTCTTCGTCGTCGACGAGGGCGCGATGTACCCGAAGTACGCACCTGTCCCGGCCGGGATGTTCGCGCTCGGGCTGGCCGTCGGCGTGCCGAGACTCGCCCTCGCCGCCGTCGCGGCCGGGAACGTCGCGCTGGTGGTCGCCCTCGGGACCGAGGCGTTCGACCGCCGGGTCGGCGTCCTCGCGGGCATCCTGCTCGTGCTCTCGCCGATGTTCCTGCTCGCGTCCAGTCTCTTCCTCCCGTACGCCCCGACGACGTTCCTGAACCTGCTGTTCGCGCTCGGCTACGTCCGGGCGGTCCGGGCAGACGAAGCCACTGCGAGCCGTCGCTGGGCCGCCCTCGCCGGCGTCGCCATCGCGCTCTCGTTCTTCGGGCGACCCTACACCGCGGTCCTGTTCGCACTCCCGTTCATCGGACACGCCTGCTGGACGCTCTGGACGGGCTACCGCCACGATGCCGCGCGACTGCGCCCACAGCTCACCCGGAACCTCGTCATCGCGGTGCTCGGAATCACGGGTGTAATCGCCGCCCTGGGGTACAACTGGCTGTTGACCGGTGACCCCCTGCTGTTCCCGTTCGAGGCGTTCGCGCCGCTGGACGGCCTCGGGTTCGGGAAGCGTCGCATCGTCGACCACGACCTCGTCTGGACGCCCGCGCTCTCGGTCCGGGCCACGACCACCCTGCTGGTGCTGTTCGCACAGTCGTGGACCGCCGCCGGGTGGGTCGGCACCGTCGTCTTCGCCGTGGGACTGCTCGCCTGGGCCGGTCACCTGCGGGCGCGTGAGAGCACGCCCAGCATCGACCGGCCGCACCTCTCGGACGACACCCTGCGACTCCTGCTCCTCGGCATCTTCGTCAGTGTGATCGTCGGGAACCTGTACTTCTGGGGGACCTACAACGTCCAGGGCGGGCTGGAGGACCCGAACGACGGCCTGCTGGCGATTCACGGCCCCATCTACCACTTCGACATGCTCGTCCCGCTCTCCGTGTTCGGGGCCGTCGGCGTCGTCGGTGTGGGCGACCGCCTCCGTGAGGTCGTCGCGCGCCGGTACTCCGCCCGAACTGCCCGGGTCGTGCTGGTCGCCGCGCTCGCGCTCACGGTCCCGGCCATCGGCGTGGCAGAACAGGCGGCGCTGTCGGGCCCGGTCGAGGACAGCGCGGACTACACCGCCAAGTACGAGTCGGCCTACGAACCGCTCGAGTCGACCGACTTCGAGAACGCACTCGTCATGGTGCCGACCCCGTACGGCCACTGGTCGAACCACCCGTTCCAGTCGCTCCGGAACGACCCCGGTTTCGACGGTGACGTGGTGTACGCCCAGCACCAGGACGCCCCGAGCACGTTCGAGGTCCTCGACGCGTATCCCGACCGGGAGCTGTACCGCTGGACCTACCACGGCGAGTGGACCCCGGCACCGGACGAGAACGTCATCGGCAAGCTGGTTCCTCTCACCGTCCGCGAGGGCGAACGCCTGGATGGCACCACCCGCGTCGGCGTCCCCTCGGGGGCCCAGAGCGCCATCATCAGAATCGAGAACGGCAGCGACGTCCGGGAGCTCTACATCGACCAGGCGGTCGGCGAGCAGGTCTCGGTGAACTGGTCGGTCGGCCCAGACGGGCTCCGGGTCACCGACGACGACGCCCGCCCGCTCGGCGAGAGCGGGGCACTCGCGGTGAACGGCAGCCAGGAGCTCGCCGTCGCGGTCATCCTGAACTACGACGGCGGGTCGACGCTGACCTACCGCCAGGAGTTCGACACCCGGGTCCGGGACGGTCGCGTGCAGGTGGTCTGGCCTGCCGAGACCTCGGTCTGCTCGCTGACCATCGACTGCGGCACGCGGGGGACCTACCTGCCGGACCACCCCGACCAGCACCTCGATGGGGTGTGGGTCAACGGGACGCTGACCGCCCCGTCTCGCTAG
- a CDS encoding DUF726 domain-containing protein, giving the protein MSHGHGKRGHDAQCSTRRRFLRAAGATALGAGLTTAASGTAAAATFPHVSTRGHYDITWYGSVYLTDGHTEWDYDIRGSIPGWDTAAPEELLVHVHGWRNDSDSAVQGFRESKTSLRNNGYPHPVIGFSWDSDSSVFGWWDSTEIAEENGKKLANFIYQYRNRNPDTRIRLIAHSLGARVALRCIEVLNASGVTDYIDSLSLLGGAADNDAVSTGGRYGPDIASAVGQVDNFWKDEDDVLNWAYTSAEWDSAVGEEGCEGTEPGNYDDHNVDYVPSHFDYYKPDVGCIPDVVAQW; this is encoded by the coding sequence ATGTCACACGGGCATGGCAAACGAGGGCATGACGCACAGTGTTCGACCAGACGGCGATTCCTGCGCGCCGCCGGGGCCACAGCGCTCGGTGCCGGGCTCACGACGGCCGCATCGGGCACCGCGGCCGCGGCCACGTTCCCGCACGTCTCCACGCGCGGGCATTACGACATCACCTGGTACGGCTCGGTCTACCTCACCGACGGGCACACCGAGTGGGACTACGACATCCGCGGCTCGATTCCCGGCTGGGACACGGCCGCGCCCGAGGAACTGCTCGTCCACGTCCACGGATGGCGGAACGACTCCGACAGCGCCGTCCAGGGGTTCCGCGAGTCGAAGACATCGCTCCGGAACAACGGGTACCCGCACCCGGTCATCGGGTTCTCGTGGGACTCCGACTCCAGCGTGTTCGGCTGGTGGGATTCGACGGAGATCGCCGAGGAGAACGGGAAGAAGCTCGCCAACTTCATCTACCAGTACCGGAACCGCAACCCGGACACGCGTATCCGGCTCATCGCGCACTCGCTGGGAGCGCGGGTCGCCCTGCGCTGTATCGAGGTGCTGAATGCCTCCGGCGTCACGGACTACATCGACTCGCTCTCACTGCTCGGCGGTGCCGCCGACAACGACGCGGTCTCGACCGGCGGACGCTACGGGCCGGACATCGCGAGCGCGGTCGGGCAGGTGGACAACTTCTGGAAGGACGAGGACGACGTGCTCAACTGGGCGTACACCTCCGCGGAATGGGACTCCGCAGTCGGCGAGGAGGGCTGTGAGGGCACCGAACCGGGCAACTACGACGACCACAACGTGGACTACGTCCCCAGCCACTTCGACTACTACAAGCCGGACGTCGGCTGTATCCCGGACGTGGTCGCGCAGTGGTGA
- a CDS encoding dolichyl-phosphate hexose transferase, whose protein sequence is MSKESTETEEQLTFDDLAVVMGTYNEAEAIEHVLTDIEEVTDGRAEIVCVDGSDDETPEVAREHGATVIEQEPQGYGVAVREAILTPDREVIVTTDCDDTYPMEALPRFLELVNEGYDVVSGDRLHYGAEAMPAFNRFGNHMFALLASSLMGERVHDTTTGMRAYRRDVVQDITWTENTGLSAELLIRPAMRGYRVIETPIRYAERKGETKLDPLEGGAAIGKSIVKVCLEERVKRLF, encoded by the coding sequence ATGAGCAAGGAGTCGACGGAGACCGAGGAACAGCTCACGTTCGACGACCTCGCGGTCGTCATGGGTACCTACAACGAGGCGGAGGCCATCGAACACGTCCTCACGGACATCGAGGAGGTCACCGACGGGCGAGCCGAGATCGTCTGCGTGGACGGGTCGGACGACGAGACGCCCGAGGTCGCCCGCGAACACGGGGCGACCGTCATCGAACAGGAACCACAGGGCTACGGTGTGGCGGTCCGCGAGGCCATCCTCACGCCCGACCGAGAGGTCATCGTCACGACCGACTGCGACGACACCTACCCGATGGAGGCGCTCCCTCGCTTCCTCGAACTCGTCAACGAGGGGTACGACGTGGTCTCCGGCGACCGACTCCACTACGGCGCTGAGGCGATGCCCGCGTTCAACCGCTTCGGGAACCACATGTTCGCCCTGCTGGCCTCCAGCCTGATGGGCGAGCGCGTCCACGACACGACGACCGGGATGCGGGCGTACCGCCGCGACGTCGTCCAGGACATCACGTGGACCGAGAACACCGGCCTGTCTGCGGAACTCCTCATCCGCCCCGCGATGCGTGGCTACCGCGTCATCGAGACGCCCATCCGGTACGCGGAACGAAAGGGCGAGACGAAACTCGACCCGCTCGAGGGTGGGGCGGCCATCGGGAAGTCCATCGTCAAGGTCTGCCTCGAAGAACGGGTCAAGCGGCTCTTCTAG
- a CDS encoding ABC transporter ATP-binding protein → MSSNATITADVETVYDRPSVEDSETVLELDGVSKSYGSEDVITDLSLSVREGEILTMLGPSGCGKTTTLRLVAGLERPDGGTVNLNGSAVSGNGSFVSPEKRGVGVVFQEFALFPHMTARENVGFGLKDMDEAQKQERVDEMLDLVGLHSHADAYPDELSGGQQQRIALARSLAPEPRILLLDEPFSNLDVDLRVEMREEVRRILKEAGVTAISVTHDQEEAMSISDRVAVMNDGDLEQVGRPEQVFQHPESRFVAGFLGHASFLSGFLRGEAVETGIGTVDREIMHGLAQEYDGTTLDVLVRPDDISAAPCDGAESNGRVIYRRYLGPTILYRVELDNGDVLECMHNHTDQVDLDQRVRVDLTADHELAWFPKVDESGNYAEADD, encoded by the coding sequence ATGTCAAGTAACGCGACCATCACTGCAGACGTCGAGACCGTGTACGACCGCCCCTCGGTAGAGGATTCGGAGACCGTCCTGGAACTGGACGGCGTCTCCAAATCCTACGGCTCCGAGGACGTCATCACCGACCTCTCGCTGTCGGTCCGCGAGGGCGAGATTCTCACCATGCTCGGGCCGTCGGGCTGTGGCAAGACCACGACGCTCCGGCTCGTCGCGGGCCTCGAACGCCCCGACGGCGGCACCGTGAACCTGAACGGGTCGGCCGTCTCGGGCAACGGCTCGTTCGTCAGTCCCGAGAAGCGCGGCGTCGGCGTCGTCTTCCAGGAGTTCGCGCTGTTCCCGCACATGACCGCTCGTGAGAACGTCGGCTTCGGGCTGAAGGACATGGACGAGGCACAGAAGCAGGAACGGGTCGACGAGATGCTCGACCTCGTCGGCCTGCACTCCCATGCCGACGCCTACCCCGACGAGCTCTCGGGCGGCCAGCAACAGCGCATCGCGCTGGCGCGCTCGCTCGCCCCGGAACCGCGCATCCTGCTGCTCGACGAACCGTTCTCGAACCTCGACGTGGACCTCCGCGTCGAGATGCGCGAGGAGGTGCGCCGCATCCTCAAGGAGGCCGGCGTCACCGCCATCTCGGTCACCCACGACCAGGAGGAGGCGATGAGCATCTCCGACCGCGTGGCCGTGATGAACGACGGCGACCTCGAACAGGTCGGTCGCCCCGAACAGGTGTTCCAGCACCCCGAGTCCCGCTTCGTCGCGGGCTTCCTGGGTCACGCCTCCTTCCTCTCGGGCTTCCTCCGCGGCGAGGCCGTCGAGACCGGCATCGGCACCGTCGACCGCGAGATCATGCACGGTCTCGCCCAGGAGTACGATGGGACGACGCTCGACGTGCTCGTCCGGCCGGACGACATCAGTGCGGCCCCCTGTGACGGGGCCGAATCGAACGGGCGCGTCATCTACCGGCGCTACCTCGGCCCGACCATCCTCTACCGGGTCGAACTCGACAATGGCGACGTGCTCGAGTGCATGCACAATCACACCGACCAGGTCGACCTCGACCAGCGGGTCCGGGTCGACCTGACCGCCGACCACGAACTCGCGTGGTTCCCGAAGGTGGACGAGTCCGGGAACTACGCCGAAGCGGACGACTGA